One Chroicocephalus ridibundus chromosome 22, bChrRid1.1, whole genome shotgun sequence DNA window includes the following coding sequences:
- the LOC134526296 gene encoding scaffold attachment factor B1-like isoform X4 — translation MRTTPAGLVVSARAGCGAFSFPPPFSSARLVFATILCRNRGFARGVCFVLLGFFFNLPCSARASRNNGPMAESQSAAGQGEPASVGGSGVSSSESENRRRLSELRVIDLRAELKRRNLDSSGNKSVLTERLRKAIEEEGGNPDEIPVVSENIMKKTPKRSSKGRRPDEEGVEDNGLEEDSGDGQEDIEASLDNLQDIDMMDISVLDEAEIDNGNAVDCGEDYSADNILDSLSDSKENADAEVKELPDQPTEYAMGNLEASPQFSEIKEESREIPIVMVEVEDVGNSLGASSSDLTVIKELGELPLEPENEKILDILGETCKSEPLNEETCEAEQPHAQEASNVVPGKRLAEEEDALAATQLEEDALDLDSKSAQAMARKEAKRLVVAKGETREQTIEEEKPDSESLVVETLSDQSSKRSQGLEASSGETAEKGAGPEGQDSKEDGKKTEDKANSEESSATKESSSSEGGDQKKSPVEEDRDTKIISKDDKGRAGSGSGRNLWVSGLSSSTRATDLKNLFSKYGKVVGAKVVTNARSPGARCYGFVTMSTSEEATKCINHLHRTELHGKMISVEKAKNEPAGKKPSDKKEGETRKEKDKHHSAESKSEKSVGTKKEEKTDKKDDAKKSEKDGKDEKEGKEKDEQKAGSSDRSRASKSVSRGTERTVVMDKSKGEPVISVKTSTSKERSTKSQDRKSESKEKQDILSFDKIKEQRERERQRQREREIRETERRRERERREREQRLQAIHERDERQRLQRERERLEFQRQRLDRERLERERLERERMHIEQERRREQERIQREREELRRQQEQLRYEQERRSAMRRPYDPDGRRDDPYWPEAKRMAMDDRYHSEFSRQDRFHDFDHRDRGRYQDHCLDRDGSRGIPDRDGQVGYTQITASVKKPNKLTPKRKEHSVHAAWFLNATTTGFKLSRCSSSN, via the exons ATGCGCACAACCCCTGCGGGCCTGGTGGTCAGCGCGCGTGCGGGCTGCggtgccttttccttccctccccctttctcTTCAGCGCGTCTCGTTTTTGCCACCATTTTGTGCCGCAACCGCGGCTTTGCGcggggtgtttgttttgttttgttgggttttttttttaacctgccttGCTCCGCGCGTGCGAGTCGAAACAACGGCCCTATGGCGGAGAGTCAGTCAGCGGCCGGGCAGGGAGAACCTGCCTCCGTGGGTGGGTCGGGAGTCTCCAGTTCGGAGTCGGAAAACCGGCGGCGGCTGAGCGAGCTGCGCGTCATAGACTTGCGGGCGGAACTCAAGCGCCGCAATTTGGACAGCAGCGGGAACAAGAGCGTCCTGACGGAGCGGCTCAGGAAG GCTAttgaggaggaaggggggaatcCTGATGAAATTCCAGTAGTTTCAGAAAATATCATGAAGAAAACTcccaaaagaagcagcaaag GACGTAGACCAGATGAAGAGGGAGTAGAAGATAATGGCCTGGAAGAGGATTCGGGAGATGGACAG gagGATATTGAAGCAAGTTTGGATAACTTGCAGGATATTGACATGATGGATATTAGTGTGTTAGATGAAGCTGAAATAGATAATGGCAATGCGGTAGATTGCGGAGAGGATTACAGTGCTGATAATATTCTTGACTCACTGTCTGATAGTAAAGAAAATGCTGATGCAGAAGTGAAAGAACTTCCAGATCAGCCTACAGAATATGCTATGGGTAACTTGGAGGCATCCCCACAATTCTCAGAAATTAAAGAAGAATCAAGAGAAATACCAATAGTGATG gTAGAGGTTGAAGATGTTGGAAACAGTTTAGGTGCTTCTTCGTCTGATTTAACCGTAATAAAG GAGCTTGGAGAGTTACCTTTGGAGCCAG aaaatgagaaaatactcgACATTTTGGGGGAAACTTGTAAATCTGAACCACTTAACGAAGAAACTTGCGAAGCGGAGCAGCCACATGCACAGGAAGCAAGTAACGTGGTGCCAGGCAAGAGGCTAGCAGAGGAAGAGGACGCTCTTGCTGCCACTCAGTTGGAGGAAGATGCTTTAGATTTGGACAGCAAATCGGCACAAGCTATGGCAAGGAAGGAAGCAAAGCGTTTAGTTGTAGCAAAAGGGGAGACAAGGGAACAGACAATAGAGGAAGAGAAACCGGACTCTGAATCTTTAGTAGTAGAGACCCTAAGCGATCAGAGTAGCAAACGCTCCCAAGGCCTGGAAGCCTCTAGTGGGGAAACAGCGGAGAAAGGCGCAGGTCCTGAAGGCCAAGATAGCAAAGAAGAtggcaagaaaacagaagacaaagctaATTCTGAGGAATCCTCTGCCACTAAAGAGTCCTCAAGCAGTGAGGGCGGTGATCAGaaaaagag CCCTGTTGAGGAGGACAGAGATACAAAGATAATCTCAAAGGATGATAAAg GCCGCGCGGGTAGTGGTTCTGGCAGGAATTTGTGGGTTAGTGGACTTTCATCCTCTACTAGAGCTACAGACTTGAAGAATCTTTTCAGCAAGTATGGGAAG gtggTTGGTGCAAAAGTAGTGACAAATGCTCGCAGTCCTGGTGCTCGCTGTTACGGCTTTGTTACGATGTCAACATCTGAAGAAGCCACTAAGTGCATTAATCATCTCCACAGAACAGAGCTGCATGGAAAAATGATTTCTGTGGAAAAG GCAAAAAATGAACCAGCTGGAAAAAAGCCGTCAGACAAAAAGGAAGGtgaaacaaggaaggaaaaagacaagCATCATTCTGCGGAGTCCAAATCTGAGAA GTCTGTTGGTACtaagaaggaggagaagactgATAAAAAAGATGATGctaagaaatcagaaaaagatggaaaagatgaaaaagaaggaaaagagaaagatgaacaaaagGCCGGATCCTCTGATAGATCTAGGGCAAGCAAATCAG tGAGTCGAGGAACTGAGAGGACAGTGGTAATGGATAAATCTAAAGGAGAACCAGTTATTAGCGTGAAAACTTCTACATCAAAAGAGAGG AGTACAAAAAGCCAAGATCGCAAATCtgagagcaaagaaaagcaagatattttATCGTTTGATAAAATCAAAGAGCAGCGAGAACGTGAACGTCAGAGACAGAGGGAACGAGAAATCAGGGAAACGGAAAGACGCCG agagagagagaggcgaGAACGAGAACAACGTCTTCAAGCTATTCATGAGCGGGATGAAAGACAGAGGCTCCAGAGAGAGCGAGAGCGACTTGAATTTCAAAGGCAGCGTCTTGACAGAGAGCGCTTGGAGAGGGAGAGattggagagagaaagaatgcACATAGAGCAGGAACGGAGACGAGAACAGGAACGAATTCAGCGGGAGAGGGAAGAGCTGCGACGTCAGCAGGAACAGCTGCGCTACGAACAAGAACGGCGATCTGCCATGAGAAGGCCTTATGATCCTGACGGCAG GCGAGATGACCCGTACTGGCCAGAGGCAAAGCGAATGGCGATGGATGATAGGTATCATTCTGAATTTAGTCGTCAAGACCGCTTCCACGACTTTGACCACAGGGATCGTGGCCGATACCAAGATCATTGTTTGGACAG
- the LOC134526296 gene encoding scaffold attachment factor B1-like isoform X3 — translation MRTTPAGLVVSARAGCGAFSFPPPFSSARLVFATILCRNRGFARGVCFVLLGFFFNLPCSARASRNNGPMAESQSAAGQGEPASVGGSGVSSSESENRRRLSELRVIDLRAELKRRNLDSSGNKSVLTERLRKAIEEEGGNPDEIPVVSENIMKKTPKRSSKGRRPDEEGVEDNGLEEDSGDGQEDIEASLDNLQDIDMMDISVLDEAEIDNGNAVDCGEDYSADNILDSLSDSKENADAEVKELPDQPTEYAMGNLEASPQFSEIKEESREIPIVMVEVEDVGNSLGASSSDLTVIKELGELPLEPENEKILDILGETCKSEPLNEETCEAEQPHAQEASNVVPGKRLAEEEDALAATQLEEDALDLDSKSAQAMARKEAKRLVVAKGETREQTIEEEKPDSESLVVETLSDQSSKRSQGLEASSGETAEKGAGPEGQDSKEDGKKTEDKANSEESSATKESSSSEGGDQKKSPVEEDRDTKIISKDDKGRAGSGSGRNLWVSGLSSSTRATDLKNLFSKYGKVVGAKVVTNARSPGARCYGFVTMSTSEEATKCINHLHRTELHGKMISVEKAKNEPAGKKPSDKKEGETRKEKDKHHSAESKSEKSVGTKKEEKTDKKDDAKKSEKDGKDEKEGKEKDEQKAGSSDRSRASKSVSRGTERTVVMDKSKGEPVISVKTSTSKERSTKSQDRKSESKEKQDILSFDKIKEQRERERQRQREREIRETERRRERERREREQRLQAIHERDERQRLQRERERLEFQRQRLDRERLERERLERERMHIEQERRREQERIQREREELRRQQEQLRYEQERRSAMRRPYDPDGRRDDPYWPEAKRMAMDDRYHSEFSRQDRFHDFDHRDRGRYQDHCLDRRDGSRGIPDRDGQVGYTQITASVKKPNKLTPKRKEHSVHAAWFLNATTTGFKLSRCSSSN, via the exons ATGCGCACAACCCCTGCGGGCCTGGTGGTCAGCGCGCGTGCGGGCTGCggtgccttttccttccctccccctttctcTTCAGCGCGTCTCGTTTTTGCCACCATTTTGTGCCGCAACCGCGGCTTTGCGcggggtgtttgttttgttttgttgggttttttttttaacctgccttGCTCCGCGCGTGCGAGTCGAAACAACGGCCCTATGGCGGAGAGTCAGTCAGCGGCCGGGCAGGGAGAACCTGCCTCCGTGGGTGGGTCGGGAGTCTCCAGTTCGGAGTCGGAAAACCGGCGGCGGCTGAGCGAGCTGCGCGTCATAGACTTGCGGGCGGAACTCAAGCGCCGCAATTTGGACAGCAGCGGGAACAAGAGCGTCCTGACGGAGCGGCTCAGGAAG GCTAttgaggaggaaggggggaatcCTGATGAAATTCCAGTAGTTTCAGAAAATATCATGAAGAAAACTcccaaaagaagcagcaaag GACGTAGACCAGATGAAGAGGGAGTAGAAGATAATGGCCTGGAAGAGGATTCGGGAGATGGACAG gagGATATTGAAGCAAGTTTGGATAACTTGCAGGATATTGACATGATGGATATTAGTGTGTTAGATGAAGCTGAAATAGATAATGGCAATGCGGTAGATTGCGGAGAGGATTACAGTGCTGATAATATTCTTGACTCACTGTCTGATAGTAAAGAAAATGCTGATGCAGAAGTGAAAGAACTTCCAGATCAGCCTACAGAATATGCTATGGGTAACTTGGAGGCATCCCCACAATTCTCAGAAATTAAAGAAGAATCAAGAGAAATACCAATAGTGATG gTAGAGGTTGAAGATGTTGGAAACAGTTTAGGTGCTTCTTCGTCTGATTTAACCGTAATAAAG GAGCTTGGAGAGTTACCTTTGGAGCCAG aaaatgagaaaatactcgACATTTTGGGGGAAACTTGTAAATCTGAACCACTTAACGAAGAAACTTGCGAAGCGGAGCAGCCACATGCACAGGAAGCAAGTAACGTGGTGCCAGGCAAGAGGCTAGCAGAGGAAGAGGACGCTCTTGCTGCCACTCAGTTGGAGGAAGATGCTTTAGATTTGGACAGCAAATCGGCACAAGCTATGGCAAGGAAGGAAGCAAAGCGTTTAGTTGTAGCAAAAGGGGAGACAAGGGAACAGACAATAGAGGAAGAGAAACCGGACTCTGAATCTTTAGTAGTAGAGACCCTAAGCGATCAGAGTAGCAAACGCTCCCAAGGCCTGGAAGCCTCTAGTGGGGAAACAGCGGAGAAAGGCGCAGGTCCTGAAGGCCAAGATAGCAAAGAAGAtggcaagaaaacagaagacaaagctaATTCTGAGGAATCCTCTGCCACTAAAGAGTCCTCAAGCAGTGAGGGCGGTGATCAGaaaaagag CCCTGTTGAGGAGGACAGAGATACAAAGATAATCTCAAAGGATGATAAAg GCCGCGCGGGTAGTGGTTCTGGCAGGAATTTGTGGGTTAGTGGACTTTCATCCTCTACTAGAGCTACAGACTTGAAGAATCTTTTCAGCAAGTATGGGAAG gtggTTGGTGCAAAAGTAGTGACAAATGCTCGCAGTCCTGGTGCTCGCTGTTACGGCTTTGTTACGATGTCAACATCTGAAGAAGCCACTAAGTGCATTAATCATCTCCACAGAACAGAGCTGCATGGAAAAATGATTTCTGTGGAAAAG GCAAAAAATGAACCAGCTGGAAAAAAGCCGTCAGACAAAAAGGAAGGtgaaacaaggaaggaaaaagacaagCATCATTCTGCGGAGTCCAAATCTGAGAA GTCTGTTGGTACtaagaaggaggagaagactgATAAAAAAGATGATGctaagaaatcagaaaaagatggaaaagatgaaaaagaaggaaaagagaaagatgaacaaaagGCCGGATCCTCTGATAGATCTAGGGCAAGCAAATCAG tGAGTCGAGGAACTGAGAGGACAGTGGTAATGGATAAATCTAAAGGAGAACCAGTTATTAGCGTGAAAACTTCTACATCAAAAGAGAGG AGTACAAAAAGCCAAGATCGCAAATCtgagagcaaagaaaagcaagatattttATCGTTTGATAAAATCAAAGAGCAGCGAGAACGTGAACGTCAGAGACAGAGGGAACGAGAAATCAGGGAAACGGAAAGACGCCG agagagagagaggcgaGAACGAGAACAACGTCTTCAAGCTATTCATGAGCGGGATGAAAGACAGAGGCTCCAGAGAGAGCGAGAGCGACTTGAATTTCAAAGGCAGCGTCTTGACAGAGAGCGCTTGGAGAGGGAGAGattggagagagaaagaatgcACATAGAGCAGGAACGGAGACGAGAACAGGAACGAATTCAGCGGGAGAGGGAAGAGCTGCGACGTCAGCAGGAACAGCTGCGCTACGAACAAGAACGGCGATCTGCCATGAGAAGGCCTTATGATCCTGACGGCAG GCGAGATGACCCGTACTGGCCAGAGGCAAAGCGAATGGCGATGGATGATAGGTATCATTCTGAATTTAGTCGTCAAGACCGCTTCCACGACTTTGACCACAGGGATCGTGGCCGATACCAAGATCATTGTTTGGACAG